A single genomic interval of Deltaproteobacteria bacterium harbors:
- a CDS encoding PilZ domain-containing protein: MKERRSYPRKVVVVRIDDRSEFGILTHSTENVSRKGMFITTDAPYPIGTTLNMNLALGAEEIGVRGRVVWRKTADRQYGSSGMGVVIIEIGDEDQEILDTFMRKD, from the coding sequence ATGAAAGAAAGACGAAGCTACCCCCGAAAAGTTGTCGTGGTTCGGATAGATGATCGGTCCGAATTTGGTATCCTTACCCACTCAACCGAAAATGTAAGCCGGAAAGGCATGTTCATCACTACGGATGCGCCATATCCGATTGGCACCACCCTGAATATGAACCTCGCCCTGGGCGCCGAAGAGATCGGTGTCCGGGGGAGAGTAGTATGGCGCAAGACTGCTGATCGTCAATACGGCAGCTCGGGCATGGGTGTGGTTATTATCGAAATCGGCGATGAAGACCAGGAAATTCTGGATACATTCATGCGCAAAGATTGA